A genomic segment from Nicotiana tabacum cultivar K326 chromosome 9, ASM71507v2, whole genome shotgun sequence encodes:
- the LOC107807964 gene encoding phospholipase A1-Igamma3, chloroplastic-like, which yields MASFQLSLTNSKHKRNHTFLEVFPLYNKFKAKNLSFSSKKLSPKLSSDLSLKPSSLSSLAPKNTKIQQYEEEKKPLYEIWREIQGCNNWEGLLDPMNSNLGKEIIRYGEFAQSCFDSFDYDPHSKYCGTCKYQPSHFFEKLNMVKKGYKMRRYLYATSNINLPNFFQKSKNSMVWSEHANWMGYVATDPDEIKRLGRRDIVVAWRGTVTYLEWIHDLKDILHPAHFRDDPNIKIESGFFDLYTQKEKNCHYCSFSAREQILAEINRLIEKYEGEELSITITGHSLGAALALLSAYDIAEMKLNILHNGKSMIKRIPITVFSFAGPRVGNLKFKERCEVLGIRVLRVINVHDKVPKVPGIITNEKFQFQKQLEETISFPWSYAHVGVEFALDHHHSPFLKPNGDLGCAHNLEAHLHFVDGYHGKDRAFCSATGRDVALVNKDSNFLKEDYGVPPLWWQDENKGMVRTPDGRWVLQGEAHN from the coding sequence ATGGCTTCCTTTCAATTATCTCTCACCAATTCCAAACACAAAAGAAACCATACTTTTCTAGAAGTTTTTCCATTATACAACAAATTCAAAGCTAAAAACCTCTCTTTCTCAAGCAAAAAACTTTCACCAAAATTATCAAGTGATCTTTCTTTAAAACCTTCATCTCTTTCTAGTTTAGCACCTAAGAATACTAAAATCCAACAATATGAAGAAGAGAAAAAACCCCTTTATGAAATATGGAGAGAAATCCAAGGGTGCAATAATTGGGAAGGTTTACTTGACCCTATGAACTCTAATCTAGGAAAAGAAATCATTCGTTATGGTGAATTTGCCCAATCTTGTTTTGACTCATTTGACTATGATCCTCATTCTAAGTATTGTGGTACTTGCAAATATCAACCATCACATTTCTTTGAGAAACTCAACATGGTGAAAAAAGGGTATAAAATGAGGAGATATCTATATGCAACTTCAAATATTAATTTGCCAAATTTCTTTCAGAAGTCGAAAAATAGTATGGTTTGGAGTGAACACGCGAATTGGATGGGATATGTAGCCACAGATCCCGACGAAATTAAGCGCCTAGGGCGCCGTGACATTGTTGTTGCATGGCGTGGCACGGTCACGTACTTAGAATGGATCCATGACCTCAAGGATATTTTGCACCCGGCTCATTTTCGCGATGATCCTAACATCAAGATCGAGTCAGGGTTCTTCGATTTGTacactcaaaaagaaaaaaattgtcaCTATTGTTCATTTTCGGCTCGTGAACAAATTTTAGCCGAGATTAATCGATTAATCGAGAAGTATGAAGGTGAAGAGCTAAGTATTACAATTACAGGGCATAGTCTTGGTGCAGCATTGGCTTTGTTAAGTGCTTATGATATAGCTGAGATGAAATTGAACATTTTACATAATGGTAAGTCTATGATTAAAAGAATTCCTATTACTGTTTTCTCATTTGCTGGCCCTAGGGTTGGaaatcttaaatttaaagaaaGATGTGAAGTGCTAGGAATTAGGGTTTTGAGAGTGATAAATGTGCATGATAAGGTGCCAAAAGTGCCTGGAATTATTACAAATGAGAAATTTCAATTTCAAAAGCAATTGGAAGAGACTATTTCATTTCCATGGAGTTATGCTCATGTTGGGGTGGAATTTGCATTGGACCATCATCATTCTCCTTTTCTCAAGCCCAATGGTGATTTGGGCTGTGCACATAATCTTGAGGCCCATTTACACTTCGTCGATGGCTACCACGGGAAGGACCGCGCGTTTTGCTCCGCCACGGGGAGGGACGTCGCTCTCGTCAATAAGGACTCTAATTTCTTGAAGGAGGACTATGGCGTGCCGCCGTTGTGGTGGCAAGATGAGAATAAAGGCATGGTGAGGACTCCCGACGGGCGGTGGGTGTTGCAGGGAGAGGCCCATAATTGA